Proteins encoded in a region of the Shewanella polaris genome:
- a CDS encoding DUF3192 domain-containing protein — MNAKVTYIIGGIFTAYLLFVAVVIFVYEPQPEDRAWDDRQAFNLQKMSEISFGQNLDEIRTLLGSADFVEAKTGIDGQYQVMYYRTHHMKSDGETTKEECTPLLFRDNLLIAWGQDTQEQYFAVPITNQAPQ; from the coding sequence ATGAACGCTAAAGTGACTTATATTATCGGTGGAATATTCACAGCTTATTTACTGTTTGTTGCCGTAGTCATTTTTGTATATGAACCCCAGCCAGAAGACCGGGCTTGGGATGACCGTCAAGCATTTAATTTGCAAAAAATGAGTGAAATCAGTTTTGGGCAAAACCTTGATGAGATACGAACATTATTAGGCAGTGCTGATTTTGTCGAAGCCAAAACCGGCATTGATGGCCAATACCAAGTAATGTATTACCGAACTCACCATATGAAATCTGACGGAGAAACGACTAAAGAAGAATGCACGCCATTATTATTTAGGGATAATCTACTGATTGCATGGGGACAAGACACACAAGAACAATACTTTGCCGTGCCAATAACCAATCAAGCCCCGCAATAG
- the ppnN gene encoding nucleotide 5'-monophosphate nucleosidase PpnN, protein MSIKISPRGSLDQLSQLEVERLKQGAKSDLYQLYRNCSLAVLASGLVSDSSEALFSRYKSFSINILQHERGIQIELINPPTQAFVDGEIIAGIQEHLFAVLRDIIYISNKYENLKHIDLSNATHITNVVFDILRNAQAISPMKDPNVIVCWGGHSINAVEYQYTRDVGYQLGLRKLDICTGCGPGAMEGPMKGAAIAHSKQRVHNARYIGLTEPSIIAAEPPNQIVNELVILPDIEKRLEAFIRLGHGIVIFPGGAGTAEELLYLLGILLNKDNSHACFPLVLTGPAESVEYFTVIDEFIGATLGPEAQSKYQIIINDPVKVGQIMKQGMEQVKIYRKQKCDAYQYQWSLKIEPEFQLPFAPTHEVMANLNLYFQDNKAELAANLRKAFSGIVAGNVKGDTIKLIQEFGPFKIKGDAKLMLMMDKLLTAFVKQQRMKLPGSAYVPCYNIIKTDE, encoded by the coding sequence ATGAGCATAAAAATTAGTCCACGCGGTAGTCTAGATCAACTGTCACAATTAGAGGTTGAACGACTAAAACAAGGGGCTAAAAGCGATCTTTATCAATTATATCGAAATTGTTCACTTGCGGTATTAGCTTCAGGTCTTGTCAGTGACAGTTCTGAAGCACTCTTTAGTCGCTATAAATCATTTAGTATTAATATATTACAACACGAAAGAGGTATTCAGATAGAGCTGATCAATCCTCCTACGCAAGCTTTCGTTGATGGTGAAATTATCGCTGGCATTCAAGAGCATTTATTCGCAGTACTCCGCGATATCATCTACATCAGCAACAAGTATGAGAATTTAAAGCACATAGACTTAAGTAATGCGACTCACATTACCAATGTTGTATTTGATATTTTACGTAATGCCCAAGCCATTTCTCCCATGAAAGACCCTAATGTTATTGTCTGCTGGGGAGGACACAGTATCAACGCGGTTGAATATCAATACACTCGCGATGTCGGGTATCAACTTGGTTTACGTAAATTAGATATTTGTACCGGTTGCGGCCCTGGTGCAATGGAAGGGCCAATGAAAGGCGCTGCAATTGCGCATTCCAAACAGCGGGTACACAATGCCCGTTATATTGGCTTAACCGAACCCAGTATTATTGCCGCAGAACCCCCAAATCAAATTGTTAATGAATTAGTCATTTTACCTGACATAGAAAAACGTCTAGAGGCGTTTATCCGTTTAGGTCATGGTATTGTCATTTTCCCAGGAGGGGCTGGCACAGCAGAAGAATTACTTTATCTCCTTGGCATCTTATTAAATAAAGACAATAGTCATGCCTGTTTTCCACTGGTGTTAACGGGCCCCGCAGAAAGTGTGGAATATTTTACTGTCATTGATGAATTTATTGGGGCAACATTAGGCCCAGAAGCACAAAGTAAGTATCAAATCATTATTAATGATCCCGTCAAAGTCGGACAAATAATGAAACAAGGTATGGAACAAGTAAAAATTTATCGTAAACAAAAATGTGATGCTTACCAATATCAATGGTCATTAAAAATTGAACCCGAATTTCAATTACCCTTTGCTCCAACCCATGAAGTGATGGCAAATTTAAACCTCTACTTTCAAGACAACAAAGCTGAACTTGCCGCCAACTTACGTAAAGCGTTTTCAGGTATTGTCGCGGGTAACGTAAAAGGCGATACCATCAAGTTGATCCAAGAGTTTGGTCCCTTTAAAATTAAAGGAGATGCTAAACTCATGCTGATGATGGATAAGCTATTAACTGCTTTTGTTAAACAACAGCGAATGAAACTGCCAGGAAGCGCTTATGTGCCCTGCTACAACATAATAAAAACAGATGAATAA
- a CDS encoding M61 family metallopeptidase codes for MKPTSLVILTTTAIFSMSWVIPALADVDYHIDINQPAHHLAQVSVSFPQTDSDKLTVNLPVWRTGRYQVLPVADGVRLFNATDSKGQSLPWKRTASGEWQIALTKPTSVKVTYQLHANELGDRLRHIDNSHAYLDASGVFMYSPAFRQQPVTIKMAVPEGWQSYSGMDKGPKSHSFSAPNYDVLVDSPIETGISEHVSFEADGRDYDVVFWGEGNYDTQKIVADLAKISGQASAIWDGYPFKRYLYMVHATSGARGATEHLNSTVIQIPRFNFREREDYLRFISTASHEFIHTWNVKAYRPQGLVPYDYQSENLTDLLWMAEGSTSYFQNQLLLRAEVITAKEFFDDLSKRIVLNQHNPGREVQSIAEASLGQWSSTWGDYALNHSVNIYSEGYLASMALDFSLLNDTQLEHSYRDVHKALYQEYKIPMGYNVADVQSILKQLSGKDYQSWWQEFVNQPFSLPFDELLGHAGLTTTYGKSAKTVVDAGMALSGLHDDLILATVIKNGPAWKAGLTAGDEIVAINGLKVTADGLTKRLNDFIVGDTIKLSIFSDDRLKEVSLRLTEQPKGDLTIAPLDEATDAQKAFYKAWLGVDWPFDDKGEWISTAD; via the coding sequence GTGAAACCTACTTCTCTTGTAATTTTAACCACTACTGCCATTTTTTCGATGAGTTGGGTAATACCTGCACTGGCAGATGTTGATTACCATATCGATATTAATCAACCAGCGCATCATTTAGCTCAAGTGAGTGTTTCATTTCCTCAAACTGACTCAGACAAATTGACCGTTAATTTACCGGTATGGCGAACGGGTCGCTATCAAGTATTACCTGTTGCTGATGGTGTAAGATTGTTTAATGCGACTGACAGTAAAGGACAGTCATTACCGTGGAAACGAACTGCAAGCGGTGAATGGCAAATAGCCTTAACCAAACCGACATCGGTTAAGGTGACTTATCAACTGCATGCCAATGAACTAGGCGACCGTTTGCGTCACATTGATAATAGCCATGCTTATTTAGATGCCAGTGGTGTATTTATGTATAGCCCTGCATTTCGTCAGCAACCCGTAACAATCAAAATGGCTGTGCCTGAAGGTTGGCAAAGTTATTCTGGTATGGATAAAGGCCCTAAGTCACATTCATTTAGTGCCCCAAATTATGATGTGCTAGTTGATTCGCCGATTGAAACAGGGATCAGTGAGCATGTTAGCTTTGAGGCTGATGGCCGCGATTATGACGTGGTATTTTGGGGGGAAGGTAATTACGATACCCAAAAAATTGTCGCAGATTTAGCCAAAATAAGTGGCCAAGCATCTGCTATTTGGGATGGTTATCCCTTTAAACGTTATTTGTATATGGTTCATGCTACCAGTGGTGCTCGTGGTGCGACAGAGCATTTGAATTCGACTGTCATTCAAATTCCTCGATTTAATTTCCGTGAACGTGAAGACTATTTACGTTTTATTAGCACCGCATCTCATGAGTTTATTCATACTTGGAATGTAAAAGCGTACCGACCACAAGGGTTGGTGCCATATGATTACCAATCAGAAAACTTAACTGATCTGTTGTGGATGGCTGAAGGTTCTACTAGCTATTTTCAAAATCAGTTATTGCTACGAGCTGAAGTTATCACGGCAAAAGAATTTTTTGATGATTTAAGTAAACGAATAGTGCTCAACCAACACAATCCAGGTCGAGAGGTCCAATCTATTGCAGAAGCCAGTTTAGGCCAATGGAGCAGTACTTGGGGAGATTATGCACTTAATCATAGTGTGAATATTTACTCTGAAGGTTATTTGGCATCAATGGCGCTTGATTTTAGTTTGTTGAATGATACACAGCTTGAACATTCATACCGAGATGTTCATAAGGCGCTTTATCAAGAGTACAAAATCCCAATGGGGTATAACGTTGCCGATGTGCAATCTATTTTGAAGCAACTTTCAGGTAAGGACTATCAATCTTGGTGGCAAGAATTTGTCAATCAACCGTTCAGTCTACCGTTTGATGAGTTATTGGGGCACGCAGGCTTAACCACCACTTATGGTAAATCAGCTAAAACTGTTGTTGATGCTGGAATGGCGTTATCAGGTCTGCATGATGATTTAATCCTTGCTACAGTGATTAAAAATGGACCTGCATGGAAAGCAGGGCTAACTGCCGGTGATGAGATTGTGGCTATTAATGGATTGAAGGTAACGGCGGACGGACTGACTAAACGCCTTAACGATTTTATTGTTGGCGATACCATCAAGCTAAGCATATTCAGTGATGATCGTTTAAAAGAGGTGAGTTTACGGCTGACTGAGCAGCCTAAAGGTGACTTAACTATTGCGCCTCTGGATGAGGCAACCGATGCCCAAAAAGCGTTTTATAAAGCGTGGTTAGGCGTTGATTGGCCATTTGATGATAAAGGTGAGTGGATTAGCACTGCTGACTAA
- a CDS encoding glutathione S-transferase family protein: MKLYGSFTSPFVRHCRIALLESTLDYQFIETDQASSAKLSPTKRVPFLRDEELSLTDSSSILRYIRHKSSKPFLETVIELDQFCMVNTALDSSINLFFLSRDGVDIARFDYTIRQAQRINATLAEFEQFELPLYGPFNDVQLRLGCYLSWAVFRQRINIDDYPKLKLFLAAIEKEPFFIETAPPA, encoded by the coding sequence ATGAAACTATACGGTAGCTTCACATCTCCTTTTGTTCGGCACTGCCGAATAGCCCTATTGGAATCTACATTAGATTATCAATTTATTGAAACCGATCAGGCAAGCAGCGCAAAATTATCCCCAACAAAACGGGTACCTTTTTTGCGAGATGAGGAGTTATCGTTAACGGATTCTAGTTCAATCTTGCGCTACATCCGCCATAAATCATCAAAACCATTCCTTGAAACTGTGATAGAACTTGATCAGTTTTGCATGGTCAATACGGCGTTAGACAGTTCAATTAACTTGTTTTTCTTGTCTCGTGATGGCGTTGATATAGCGCGTTTTGATTACACCATCAGACAAGCACAACGCATTAACGCAACACTAGCTGAGTTTGAGCAATTCGAACTACCGCTATACGGACCGTTTAATGATGTGCAATTGCGCTTAGGTTGTTATTTAAGTTGGGCGGTTTTTCGCCAGCGAATTAATATCGACGATTATCCAAAACTGAAACTATTTTTAGCCGCAATAGAAAAAGAGCCATTTTTTATCGAAACTGCTCCTCCAGCGTAA
- a CDS encoding tetratricopeptide repeat protein encodes MKFSNNAEFTQAAEELSYQPDELHRDLELLARLNLEAKLKSSTKYQDAEILINQLDAIASTPLEQAIVIMLKARIKGRQNQEYNQVIVQYNNALNMVNTDVSLESTLFKSSLHEQLSMLHSMLLQPTPALSHLNRYREIAYQLRNDYFISDAETELGRYYNLNGDQAKSLQHYSEAFRLASNLDYPSIKAHTQLNLARTYRDLEQWDDALKYAHNAAEILQDLGQDAYLSDTLTVIAMIYAGQDKWNRAVDYYLNAQQVNERSGNEIATGITFHNLGEAYFKLNNIQAALKALQQANNIFRERKVNHYLVHNELLFAQIDTNQGMWLSAIDHANKAIELAKKKNLIEVQIEALSYLSIAYRKTNDLNAAIETTDSIIQLTNKSQEKAQPTNDYAELTEQKLKFELGLLQEKLVKQTTKNQYNQFIILVLIISFSIVIILLIFIYKKLQQKNELYLNSQYLNSIDPITQIQGYRAFIQRIDNIRHIEPKTLALVNINELNNIDIQLGLTESVTLMQQFITQFSQQLDTEAFIIRSGLIACYFDKQYEADAILKAVITCIEQLKLTQFTIPNFIHQSAGQHVSIGHISLPLLDNPDVKISATLQFETLQYALAAAMKITEQPAYVSLRPLNFAPAAIFMPPLFLNLTQALNRGIIRAESNHDMQDFEWPKH; translated from the coding sequence TTGAAGTTTTCAAATAACGCAGAGTTTACACAAGCTGCTGAAGAATTAAGTTACCAACCAGATGAACTCCATCGAGATTTAGAACTATTGGCCCGGTTGAATTTAGAGGCAAAACTTAAATCATCGACTAAATATCAAGATGCTGAAATACTCATCAATCAACTAGATGCCATCGCATCTACCCCCCTTGAGCAAGCCATCGTAATAATGCTTAAAGCACGGATTAAGGGACGACAAAACCAAGAATATAATCAGGTGATAGTCCAATATAACAATGCGTTAAATATGGTTAACACAGATGTTAGCTTAGAAAGTACCCTTTTCAAATCTTCGCTACATGAGCAATTGAGCATGTTACACTCAATGTTGCTTCAACCTACACCTGCGTTATCTCATTTAAATCGTTACCGTGAAATCGCTTATCAACTTCGCAATGATTACTTTATATCAGATGCGGAGACTGAATTAGGCCGTTATTACAATCTGAATGGTGATCAAGCAAAATCATTACAGCATTATAGTGAAGCGTTTCGTCTCGCCAGCAACCTAGATTACCCAAGTATTAAAGCACACACACAACTCAATTTAGCCCGCACATACCGTGATTTAGAACAATGGGATGATGCACTAAAATATGCTCATAATGCTGCAGAAATACTTCAAGATTTAGGTCAGGATGCATACTTGTCTGACACATTGACTGTCATTGCAATGATTTACGCAGGACAAGATAAATGGAACAGAGCTGTCGATTATTATTTAAATGCACAACAAGTGAATGAGCGTAGTGGTAACGAAATAGCCACGGGGATCACTTTCCACAATTTAGGTGAAGCGTATTTCAAATTAAATAATATCCAAGCGGCATTGAAGGCATTGCAACAAGCAAACAATATCTTTAGAGAACGCAAGGTAAACCATTATTTAGTGCATAATGAATTATTATTTGCCCAAATCGACACTAATCAAGGCATGTGGCTTTCAGCCATTGACCACGCCAATAAAGCAATTGAATTGGCTAAAAAGAAAAACTTAATTGAAGTACAAATTGAAGCTCTGAGTTATTTATCTATAGCATACCGTAAAACTAACGACCTTAATGCCGCAATAGAAACCACTGATAGCATTATTCAACTGACCAATAAATCTCAAGAAAAAGCGCAACCAACTAATGATTATGCTGAACTTACTGAACAGAAACTCAAATTTGAATTAGGTTTGTTACAAGAAAAACTCGTAAAACAAACAACTAAAAATCAATATAATCAATTTATCATCTTAGTGTTAATAATTAGTTTCAGCATTGTAATTATATTATTAATTTTTATTTATAAAAAACTACAACAAAAAAACGAATTATATCTTAATAGTCAATATTTAAACTCCATTGATCCCATAACACAAATCCAAGGATACAGAGCTTTTATTCAACGAATAGACAATATAAGGCATATTGAACCTAAAACATTGGCACTTGTTAATATCAATGAATTAAATAATATTGATATTCAACTTGGGCTTACTGAATCAGTAACACTAATGCAGCAGTTTATCACTCAGTTTAGTCAACAATTAGACACCGAAGCATTCATCATACGTTCAGGCTTAATTGCCTGTTATTTCGATAAACAATATGAAGCTGATGCAATCTTAAAAGCGGTAATAACCTGCATAGAACAATTAAAATTGACCCAATTTACTATCCCCAACTTTATACATCAATCGGCTGGTCAGCACGTCAGTATTGGTCACATTAGTTTACCATTACTCGATAATCCTGATGTGAAAATTAGTGCTACATTACAATTCGAAACATTGCAGTATGCACTTGCCGCTGCAATGAAAATAACAGAGCAACCCGCTTATGTTTCATTACGACCACTTAATTTTGCCCCAGCGGCTATTTTTATGCCTCCACTGTTTTTAAACCTTACTCAAGCACTTAACCGAGGTATAATTCGTGCAGAAAGCAATCATGACATGCAAGATTTTGAATGGCCAAAACATTAA
- the xni gene encoding flap endonuclease Xni has translation MNKLLIIDGLNLVRRIHAVLPDENDITSVQERTLAASKKMLLQHQPTHCIIVWDGNETSWRKTLYNDYKKGRKPMPTALSDGLVNIKATLAENDINSFDAQSEADDVIATIAMKMISNDGEVIIVSTDKGFSQLPSKKLTLWDHFNQQVFDVQQYEKKLGIEQYQMLDFIALAGDSGNKIPGITGIGPKSAADLLNKFRTLANLYRSLDNLGAKQALKLEEGKEMARISYKLAQLQCDIPLNINLKQFRTKPITN, from the coding sequence ATGAATAAATTACTTATAATTGATGGACTCAACCTTGTACGCCGTATTCATGCGGTACTACCAGATGAAAATGATATTACCAGCGTGCAAGAACGTACGTTAGCGGCATCAAAAAAAATGCTGTTGCAGCATCAACCCACTCATTGCATTATCGTTTGGGATGGCAATGAAACATCTTGGCGTAAAACATTGTATAACGATTATAAAAAAGGCCGTAAACCCATGCCAACGGCATTAAGTGATGGTCTGGTTAACATTAAAGCCACACTGGCAGAAAACGACATCAACTCATTCGATGCCCAATCTGAAGCCGATGATGTTATCGCCACCATAGCAATGAAAATGATCAGCAATGATGGTGAGGTGATCATAGTTTCAACGGATAAAGGGTTTAGCCAACTACCGAGTAAAAAACTCACCTTGTGGGATCACTTTAACCAACAGGTTTTTGATGTTCAACAATATGAAAAAAAACTTGGGATAGAGCAATATCAAATGCTTGATTTTATTGCACTCGCAGGTGATAGCGGCAATAAAATCCCCGGTATCACTGGCATAGGGCCAAAGTCTGCTGCAGACTTACTTAATAAATTTAGAACACTAGCCAATTTGTATCGTTCTTTAGACAATCTAGGTGCCAAGCAAGCACTTAAATTAGAAGAAGGTAAAGAAATGGCAAGAATTAGCTATAAATTGGCGCAGTTGCAATGCGATATTCCACTAAATATTAATTTGAAACAATTTAGAACCAAACCGATAACAAACTAA
- a CDS encoding sensor domain-containing diguanylate cyclase, whose product MKESNTTITQISLMKQKLNAAKLALEEINTDRNEKLKVLIQFITHLSLACKGQNIELDNKLAKLRHHMHNFEQIDEALPELVDIERLLKSQYSHTMSRLEDSRNGLNRVIRQIQRIDAAPDKLKKEITYFKQELNKPFHTVWEYIPKVEKLIFFYEEILKHQFSDADNYKILPQHILLAKELAAKISEIEFRKDQRDQILVIKEVLLGDISLSHLLDSYQTILSLLLDNIAREKTASQDFLFSLNDALLIVHDVVNNVHNNSQRNEQLKGQLNQEINLRVNSTGELVTGADNLNELKTQLTAQLSSIRDALSRKEALEQREQTILRKSIESMRKELNAMSQEASNYKEKLFEHQKLNLLDPLTQLANRTALEDRMEQAYRNHIRYKTPLWIAITDIDHFKIINDNFGHSTGDKTLQVIAMALKNSLRDSEFVARYGGEEFVLLLPDINNDHISILLNRVREKIKNIPFKFKNQRITVTLSIGAAQVMENESLEDAFERADAALYQAKNNGRDRVVIDI is encoded by the coding sequence ATGAAAGAGTCAAATACAACGATAACTCAAATTTCGTTGATGAAGCAAAAGCTCAATGCAGCAAAGCTTGCACTCGAAGAAATTAATACTGACCGCAATGAAAAATTGAAGGTATTAATTCAGTTTATTACACATCTCAGCCTCGCATGTAAGGGGCAAAATATCGAGCTCGATAATAAGTTGGCTAAATTACGCCATCATATGCACAACTTTGAGCAAATTGATGAAGCCTTGCCAGAATTAGTCGATATTGAAAGGTTATTGAAATCTCAATATAGTCATACCATGTCTCGTCTAGAAGATAGCCGTAATGGACTCAATCGAGTCATTCGTCAGATCCAGCGTATTGATGCTGCACCAGACAAACTAAAAAAAGAAATAACCTATTTTAAACAAGAGCTAAATAAACCTTTTCATACCGTATGGGAATATATCCCCAAAGTTGAAAAACTTATTTTTTTCTACGAAGAAATTTTAAAACACCAATTTTCAGATGCCGACAACTATAAAATTTTGCCTCAACACATTCTGTTAGCCAAAGAACTAGCAGCTAAAATTTCTGAGATCGAATTTAGAAAAGATCAACGCGACCAAATTCTAGTCATTAAAGAAGTCTTACTCGGTGATATTAGTTTAAGTCACTTGTTGGACTCTTACCAAACAATACTCAGTTTACTGCTAGATAACATTGCACGCGAGAAAACGGCTTCACAAGATTTTTTATTCTCCCTTAATGACGCCCTGCTTATTGTTCATGATGTAGTCAATAATGTCCATAATAACAGCCAACGAAATGAACAGCTTAAAGGGCAATTAAACCAAGAGATTAATTTACGGGTTAATAGTACAGGTGAATTAGTGACAGGTGCGGATAACCTTAACGAATTAAAAACTCAGCTAACGGCGCAATTGTCTTCAATTCGAGATGCTCTTTCTCGTAAAGAGGCACTAGAGCAACGCGAACAAACCATCTTGCGTAAATCGATTGAGTCAATGCGTAAAGAGCTCAACGCTATGAGTCAAGAAGCGAGTAATTACAAAGAAAAATTGTTTGAACATCAAAAGCTCAACCTGCTTGACCCACTGACTCAATTGGCAAATCGTACTGCGTTAGAAGACCGAATGGAACAAGCATATCGAAACCACATTCGCTATAAAACACCGTTATGGATTGCGATAACAGACATTGATCACTTCAAAATTATTAATGATAACTTTGGTCACAGTACTGGAGATAAGACTTTACAAGTCATTGCAATGGCTCTAAAAAATTCATTACGCGATAGTGAGTTTGTGGCTCGTTATGGTGGTGAAGAGTTTGTATTATTGTTGCCAGACATTAACAATGATCATATCTCAATATTATTGAACCGCGTGAGAGAGAAAATCAAAAATATTCCATTTAAATTTAAAAATCAGAGAATTACAGTTACATTATCTATAGGTGCTGCACAAGTAATGGAAAATGAATCACTTGAAGATGCTTTTGAAAGAGCTGATGCAGCATTATATCAGGCAAAAAACAATGGCAGAGACCGAGTCGTTATTGATATATAG